In the genome of Ancylomarina subtilis, one region contains:
- a CDS encoding 5'-nucleotidase, lipoprotein e(P4) family, whose product MKKHIYALFVFALALASCSKPASTDTKAQNQQNDYLTMSTLWYQRASECRALYYQAYNFAKQSLVANLAESKNNKPKAVVVDIDETVLDNSPFEAYSIRTGKAFSKELWNEWTSKAAARPTPGSLEFLKFAESKGVETFYISNRSVNETAVTLQNLKALGFPFADEAHMLLKTDTSVKTVRRNKVTETHEILILAGDNIGDFDELFEDRSKEFGFGSVDAHKADFGKRFIILPNPMYGSWERVAFKGQKGLTPEQKNDLRKEALIGYKELAN is encoded by the coding sequence ATGAAGAAACATATTTATGCACTATTTGTTTTTGCACTAGCCTTAGCTTCATGTAGCAAGCCAGCCTCAACCGATACAAAAGCTCAAAATCAACAAAATGATTATCTGACCATGTCGACTCTTTGGTATCAGAGAGCATCGGAATGCAGAGCGTTGTATTATCAAGCCTATAATTTTGCAAAACAATCCTTAGTTGCAAATTTAGCCGAATCAAAAAATAATAAACCCAAAGCCGTTGTGGTTGATATTGATGAAACTGTTCTTGATAATAGCCCTTTCGAGGCTTACTCGATAAGAACGGGTAAAGCTTTTTCAAAGGAATTGTGGAACGAATGGACATCTAAAGCAGCAGCTCGTCCTACACCGGGATCTTTAGAGTTTCTGAAATTTGCTGAATCAAAAGGTGTTGAAACCTTCTATATTTCAAACCGATCGGTGAATGAAACTGCAGTTACGCTTCAAAACCTTAAAGCCTTAGGCTTTCCTTTTGCTGATGAGGCTCATATGCTATTAAAAACTGATACCAGTGTTAAAACTGTACGTCGAAATAAAGTGACAGAAACACATGAAATTCTAATTTTAGCTGGTGATAATATTGGTGATTTTGATGAGCTTTTTGAAGATCGAAGCAAAGAATTTGGCTTTGGTTCGGTGGATGCTCACAAAGCTGATTTTGGTAAGCGTTTTATTATTTTGCCAAATCCAATGTACGGATCTTGGGAAAGGGTAGCCTTTAAAGGTCAGAAAGGTCTGACTCCTGAGCAAAAAAATGACTTGAGAAAAGAGGCATTAATTGGCTATAAAGAATTGGCTAATTAA
- a CDS encoding RNA polymerase sigma factor, whose translation MKLEEYNISVDQHSDGVFRFILKNIKDEDKARDIVQDSFEKLWRNVDNINFLKVKSYLYTTAYRTMIDLIRREKRKEDFDQVDVSTYSHSQHYTDLKEILDQALERLSDIQRSVVLLRDYEGYNYQEIAEITELSESQVKVYIYRARKKMKDYIGHLESII comes from the coding sequence ATGAAACTCGAAGAGTACAATATAAGCGTCGATCAACACTCTGATGGAGTCTTTCGTTTTATCCTTAAAAATATTAAAGATGAGGATAAGGCGCGTGATATTGTACAAGATAGTTTCGAGAAACTTTGGCGAAACGTCGATAATATTAATTTCCTGAAGGTGAAGTCGTATCTGTATACAACCGCCTACCGAACCATGATTGATTTAATCAGGCGGGAAAAACGGAAAGAAGACTTTGATCAGGTTGATGTGAGTACCTATTCACACTCGCAACATTATACCGATTTAAAAGAGATACTCGATCAGGCACTGGAACGACTCTCTGATATCCAACGATCCGTGGTCTTACTCCGCGATTATGAAGGCTACAATTATCAGGAAATAGCTGAAATTACAGAGCTGTCAGAATCACAGGTTAAGGTATATATCTACCGGGCAAGAAAAAAAATGAAAGACTATATAGGCCATTTAGAAAGTATCATTTGA
- a CDS encoding outer membrane beta-barrel protein, whose protein sequence is MKRYLLILFALILTLGSQAQVANDSLKTDSIKKKKIIVEDNWSNKKQKKAKRPEYRAPESKKRNTIYKDTTDIKVLNKDFIQVMESGKGTKVKVRGIGDFEDDSDTTKIRIGRKQINIIDGWHGTRIRIEKVRRWDEETKTYKKPTFRGHWTGFEMGINAFANSDYSGYATADKDFMDLNLAKSIAVNLNFLQYDISLQKNKTNIGLVTGMGLEWNNYRFDQDITLQEIDGKIYPNPINSDWSVRKSKLTSLYLTVPLLLEFQIPVKNDHKIHMSAGLVGGLRLGTHTKIKYKKSGNTHKDKDRDDYNLQAFRYSAQVRLGYRAINLFANYGMTDLFRNNKGPELTPYTIGLTLVRF, encoded by the coding sequence ATGAAAAGATACCTACTGATATTATTTGCATTAATACTGACTTTAGGAAGTCAGGCACAAGTTGCTAATGACAGTTTAAAAACTGACAGTATCAAAAAAAAGAAAATTATAGTTGAAGACAATTGGTCAAACAAAAAGCAGAAAAAAGCTAAAAGACCGGAATACAGAGCACCTGAATCTAAAAAGAGAAACACAATTTACAAGGACACCACTGATATAAAGGTGCTTAATAAAGACTTCATACAGGTGATGGAATCCGGAAAAGGAACCAAAGTAAAGGTCAGAGGAATTGGTGACTTTGAAGATGATTCTGACACAACAAAAATCAGAATTGGTCGCAAACAGATCAACATCATTGATGGCTGGCACGGGACTCGAATCCGAATAGAGAAAGTGCGTCGATGGGATGAAGAAACAAAAACCTATAAAAAACCAACATTTAGAGGTCACTGGACAGGTTTTGAGATGGGGATTAATGCTTTTGCAAATTCGGACTATTCAGGCTACGCTACAGCTGATAAAGACTTTATGGATTTGAACTTAGCAAAATCTATTGCTGTAAACCTTAACTTCCTTCAATACGACATCAGTTTGCAAAAAAACAAAACCAATATTGGTCTGGTTACCGGTATGGGGTTAGAGTGGAATAATTACCGTTTCGATCAGGACATTACGCTGCAAGAAATTGATGGTAAAATCTATCCCAATCCTATTAATTCGGATTGGAGTGTGAGAAAATCAAAGTTGACTTCACTTTACTTAACTGTTCCATTATTGCTTGAGTTTCAAATTCCGGTAAAGAATGATCATAAAATACATATGTCAGCAGGTTTAGTTGGTGGTTTACGTTTAGGCACACACACAAAGATAAAATACAAAAAAAGTGGCAACACACATAAAGATAAAGACAGAGACGATTATAATCTGCAAGCTTTTCGTTACAGTGCACAAGTTCGTTTAGGCTACAGAGCCATCAATCTTTTTGCCAATTACGGCATGACCGATTTATTTAGAAACAATAAAGGACCGGAACTGACCCCATATACAATCGGTTTAACATTAGTTCGATTCTAG